In one window of Littorina saxatilis isolate snail1 linkage group LG11, US_GU_Lsax_2.0, whole genome shotgun sequence DNA:
- the LOC138980732 gene encoding uncharacterized protein yields the protein MAQQGASGSQAAGVSQGSAPAHPDRTFWRDRVNEWYPRWRERTYFVPPVIMYRTDHDTVQVAGVDVRVPRPPVSKPLRGAAPALQESEVLDDQTQQRVLHCLRKLSEVQNEVMFVLSNLRFEHYLREPCFAAAAKTLPRPVDLKKQNQDRGDFDILIIHRHHGILACEIKAVGAMFSSLSLTEQQQLDRIEQKVKQAIKQLDKSGDVLSHLVSDMPSPPPIQKTLILPNVSTTQLRQVLDNSPQLLQDVRQCLGVQGITDPVPMCVTSHQLSDIAYPYDVTDNIIQQLGQWWHARMSGMGAVSLSDDMYLELLARFSGPATTVQVFCSVRPRLAMDLVRTEGEAASETGTRFSQLMLTPQQVSVHHSNQPLIFLSGPPGVGKSVMLILKGVDLLRQGLHVDVVSSKTISLAATHSAVYQLQQTAGPAAAGRIHLHHFDLVHGVQQAVDDAVRTLVEAANKRGSQGLYVIADEAWTGSEFKALVTALHHRVPRLVLWAAGVFHGSIPPLLTEVILTQPLRTPPSVTRQVQLSDYMRRGDVRGYTAASCPPPCDGSAPLYRYHTGQGHSAWDDPWDCRACGEDAAKLLTEDLHVGVTVTGRPSYTSQPPLQHRDVFVLCSSSIRSVRDTDGFVVGLRQGGLPVTVLRSGDHGAKANVATMSRDQVVVAEDGSVRGLERRVVVWVQGDRPRDGGQGDRPHDGGQGVDEHWGRLHSMSRCTGQLVCIMLPPESPP from the exons ATGGCACAGCAAGGCGCAAGT GGTAGCCAGGCTGCAGGTGTCAGTCAAGGTTCAGCTCCAGCCCACCCTGACAGGACTTTCTGGCGAGACAGGGTCAACGAGTGGTACCCCAGGTGGCGAGAGAGGACCTACTTTGTCCCTCCGGTCATCATGTACCGGACAGACCACGACACTGTTCAGGTGGCCGGAGTAGATGTCCGAGTTCCTAGACCTCCAGTGTCCAAGCCGCTCCGCGGTGCTGCGCCAGCCCTGCAGGAGAGTGAGGTCTTGGACGATCAAACTCAGCAGCGAGTCTTGCATTGTCTCCGCAAGTTGTCTGAGGTGCAGAACGAGGTCATGTTTGTTCTCTCCAATCTCCGCTTTGAACACTACCTCAGGGAACCTTGCTTTGCGGCAGCTGCCAAAACACTTCCCAGACCCGTCGACCTGAAGAAACAAAACCAGGACAGGGGAGACTTTGACATTCTCATCATACACAGACATCACGGAATCCTGGCCTGTGAAATTAAAGCTGTCGGTGCAATGTTTTCCTCCCTGTCTCTGACAGAGCAGCAGCAGCTGGACCGGATAGAACAGAAAGTGAAGCAGGCGATCAAGCAGCTAGATAAATCAGGTGACGTGTTAAGTCATCTCGTGTCTGACATGCCCAGCCCGCCACCAATACAAAAGACGCTGATACTTCCCAACGTCTCCACGACTCAACTCAGGCAGGTCCTTGACAACTCTCCCCAGCTGTTACAG GACGTACGTCAGTGCCTTGGAGTGCAGGGGATCACAGATCCCGTCCCCATGTGTGTGACGTCACACCAACTGTCAGACATAGCGTACCCTTATGACGTCACTGACAACATCATTCAACAGCTGGGACAATGGTGGCATGCCCGGATGTCAGGGATGGGAGCTGTTTCTTTGTCTGATGACATGTACCTGGAGTTGTTGGCACG CTTCAGCGGCCCGGCGACCACGGTACAAGTTTTCTGCAGTGTGAGGCCACGCCTTGCTATGGATCTCGTGAGAACTGAGGGGGAGGCGGCGTCTGAGACAGGGACACGTTTCTCTCAACTCATGCTGACCCCTCAACAAGTGTCCGTACATCACAGCAATCAACCGCTCATTTTCCTTTCGGGGCCTCCTGGAGTTGGAAAATCGGTGATGTTAATCCTCAAAGGCGTGGATTTGCTGCGTCAGGGCCTGCACGTAGATGTGGTCAGTAGTAAGACTATAAGCCTTGCAGCAACACACAGCGCTGTCTACCAACTACAACAGACAGCAGGACCAGCAGCTGCTGGGCGGATACACCTACATCACTTTGATCTTGTGCATGGAGTACAGCAGGCGGTTGATGATGCAGTGAGGACACTGGTGGAGGCGGCCAACAAGCGAGGAAGTCAGGGACTCTACGTCATCGCTGACGAGGCGTGGACGGGCAG TGAGTTCAAAGCCCTGGTGACCGCCCTTCACCACAGAGTGCCCCGCCTCGTCCTGTGGGCTGCCGGCGTCTTCCATGGCTCCATACCGCCATTGTTGACTGAAGTCATCCTGACACAGCCGCTCAGAACTCCGCCCTCCGTCACACGACAGGTCCAGCTGTCTGACTATATGAGACGTGGAGATGTCCGCGGGTACACAGCAGCCTCGTGCCCGCCGCCCTGTGACGGGTCTGCCCCGCTCTACCGGTATCACACAGGGCAGGGACACAGCGCTTGGGATGATCCATGGGACTGTCGGGCGTGTGGAGAGGACGCTGCAAAGTTATTGACAGAGGATCTCCATGTCGGtgttacag TTACAGGACGACCCTCCTACACCAGTCAGCCTCCGCTACAACACCGTGACGTCTTCGTGTTATGCTCATCGTCAATCCGCTCTGTGCGTGACACTGACGGCTTTGTGGTAGGACTGCGGCAGGGCGGGCTGCCAGTCACTGTGCTCCGGTCAGGGGATCATGGCGCTAAGGCCAACGTGGCCACCATGTCACGTGACCAGGTGGTGGTGGCAGAGGATGGTTCTGTTCGTGGACTAGAGAGACGTGTGGTGGTGTGGGTGCAGGGAGACAGGCCACGTGATGGTGGTCAGGGAGACAGGCCACATGATGGTGGTCAGGGAGTAGATGAGCACTGGGGCAGACTGCACTCAATGTCTCGCTGTACTGGTCAACTAGTGTGTATCATGCTGCCCCCTGAATCACCTccatga